From the Helianthus annuus cultivar XRQ/B chromosome 17, HanXRQr2.0-SUNRISE, whole genome shotgun sequence genome, the window GTTTTTTGTTAGGAAAGTTAGGAAACAATCATATCCATTAGATCTAAAATAAATGGCTAAGATTAAATGGGTGGAATTCAATAAAAAAAATGAGGCTTATGGGTTTGCTTAAGGGTATTCTAATCCATCCAAGCAAATAGTTTATCTCTCATCCAATCCCCCGTgtttttaaaacgttaataactctttaacacgacattatttttttataaaaattgtaccATTAAAACGAACGTTTTTAATCTTTAAAACCGACtatactattgctatacttttgaaaaaaaattggaaacctagatgcgtaaaacgcaatgaacaaaaaacaaaattgatttttttttctaaaacgtaatggacaaaaaacacaaaagaaagtgttctttctaaaatgcaatagacaaaaaacacaaaataaagggttttttatttctaaaatgcaatggattaaaaatagagttaaacttcggttttgctccctgtggtttggtcgtttGAACGGTTTTACGCTAATCATTTAAAAATTGCACTTCCTACATTTGAAGGGAGCCAATGTTTTTGGTCAAAGCCTCGTCTATGTATGATATTACTTTTGGTAAACAGTGTTCAGTGTTTTCAAGATATTCAAATTCTTAAACCTGAGCATAGTTACGATAGACATTTTTAACCTTTTAAAGCTTTTAATACCTCAAGCTTGGTTTTTAAAAAGATACCCTATGAATGAGGCGTtggcttggttttaaaaagcgagaggcACACAAAAGTGCCGAGGTATAAAACTGAGGTGCAAAGCGCAAAAGCGGCGGACTTTTCGTATCCAAGGCGCAAGgtgattatataaaaaaattatatatccCATGGGTTTTTAGCATCCCTTGTCCAGGTGATAGCTATAATAAGGTTTATATATGATTTTACCTAACCTACATGTACAAGCCAAAAAACCTATCGTTCAACACTTTAGTGCATAAAAACACCCAAAATACACAAGTTGCACACTCGGACccaaaataaaaccaaaaattgCACTTTTCTTGCTTTTGGTAGAAAAAGCGTGCCTCAAAAATAACTTTGTGTTCATTGTTTGTGGTTTCTTTTTGAGGGAGTGCTACTTAATAAGTTTGTAGTTTTTATACAAAAAGTCTTGGGCACGGCAAGCTCATCTCTCGGCTCAACTAAAATTAAGACTTCAGGTTCAAGTTATAATCAGACTTGGCTGGTCAAATCATGTTGAAGCAGCTTCCAAATTCTAACCTGCTCTAGCTAGCTTTCTTCCTTTTGCCCATATGCATAGATATTTGTTTCTATTATGAATCAACAGCCATAGCTATTGATAGCTAATATCGGACGATAGCGACAAGCTAGGTACCTATACGTTGTTTTATATGTATGCttaataaaaaaacctaaaatcccgCTATTCCCAttaaaacagaaaaagaaaacccTAAAATCCCGCTATAGAGGCGCTAAAATCAAATAGCGAAACATGTGtgctaggggtgtaaacaagcagGGCCAAGCCTGAGCccgactaggctcgagctcggctcggttcgagcctacttctttgagctcgagcttgagctcggcttgtgagtaaaacccaaagctcgagctcagctcgagATATTTCGAGAACAACctcaaacgagctaaaagctcggctcaggctcggctcatcaatgttatcagcattattattatattatatgtaaaaaaactaaaattttgtttgggctcgtttaggctcgcgagcctaaacgagctttgtatttcaagctcgagctcgggctcgttaaggctcggctcgttcgagcttttaaccgagccgatcacgagtagctctcgagcctctgggcttgtttacacctcTATGTGCTAcgctacgctattcgctatagcgctCGCTATGAGCACCATTATTAACTATGTCAACAGCTAAGCAAAATTTGCTCATTTCATCACAGTAACCACCatttaaaatttattaaataCTGAGATCGAAGTTAGCCAGATCAACAACATAATGCTGACAGCTTCAATCTCAAAACTGAACATTCTTCAATCTCAAAACTGAACACACCCAACTTGGTAGGGAATGCGGGACAAAAAAAATACTTACACTGCCTGTCTCGCTTTAATGTCTTGAAGCCGAAGGGTTACGGCTCTCTTATGGGCATCCAACCCCTCGACCTCAGCCATTGTTGCCACATGTGGCCCCAGCTTTGCAAGCCCTTCTTCTGTCAAAGACTGGATGGTTATGTACTTCAAGAAAGAGTCTAGTGACACCCCACTGTACATGCGTGCATACCCATAAGTCGGAAGCACGTGGTTAGTCCCGCTAGCATAGTCTCCCACACTCTCAGGGGTCCACTGCCCTACAAATACAGACCCTGCCAAACAAAATAGTCAAAGACGCTTTATGGTAGCTACTATAAATTAAAGTACACGaaaggtccctgtggtttaccaaaattttggatttggtccctagcttttcaaaagtacacaaatggtccctgtggtttaccaaaactttggatttggtccctagcttttcaaaagtacacagatggtccttgtggtttaccaaaaCTTTGGATTCGGTccttagcttttcaaaagtacacagatggtccctgtggtttgcactctGTAAAACATTTAGTCCATAGCCAACAAATCTGAAGGTTTCAGCAAGTCGaaggactaaatgtgttacagagtgcaaaccacaaggaccatccatgtacttttggaaagctagggaccaattccaaaattttggtaaaccacaaagaccattacatggggcgttattttacaaaatttttgaaaaaaaagggtTCCGGCGTTTTATTCAAAACGCCCAAACAACAACTTGGATGGATATGAGAACTTTGACTGACCAATGGAAAGGGACCAAGTGGCCTGACAACTCCACTTTTGCATGTGATTGTGTACGCCACTtttggtttctttttttttttttttaatgattgaatgggggttattggcataatgccccactacgtcacttttgctataatgccccaacgctgactaggatgccacgtgtcggataatgccctaTGGTGAGGGCATTAtgtttgttcaccactacacatggtctaagaatGTGGGTTACACCAGCTTTCTTCGCACAATATAGTACCTCCTACATGATGTCATGCAGCactttttaattaaattaaataaccAATATTCAAATAACTATCTCATTCAGGTTAAAGCAAATACCTTGCAGATGCTTCCGTCACTAGAAGGAGGAGTTGCAAGCACTATCGTTTTACATCCAGCAATCTGAGCTGGCTGATGTACACAGTAAACTAAGGTCAGCTTACACTACCTAGCTTGGATATAATGAGGTGGCAAGATGGGCGGCCCGGTAACAGGTCGAACTGGGTCGGGTTGAAACAAGTCACTTTTTTTCGAGTAGTGTTGACCCGCAAACACTTTTTGTCCATTTCTTTAGATTTTTATAACCAAAAAAGTCATTAATCGATGAAAGTTGTATATATCATAGTTATTAATAGCGCTCATAAGGAGCactatagcgaatagcgtagcgTAGCACTCATGTGTCGCTATTTAATTTTAGCGCCTCCGTATCAGGCAAATAGTGGGATTTTAGTTTTTTTTGCATTGATATAAATAGCGGGATTGTATAGGTgtaaaatagcaggattttaggtttttgttaaacataCATATAAAATGTTTCTAAATTTTTCTCCTAGTGTGTCGCTAAACATAAAATAGCGCCTgctatttcatcgctatcgctaTGTAGCGTATAGCCTATAGGTAGCTTGTCGCTATCATCCGCGATTCGCTATCAATAGCTATGATATCAAACAAAAACTTTGGGTGACCTTCAACATGTTTTACTCGTTTTTTTCTTTTAGCAAAACTGTTTGATTTAATAAAACACAACTCAAATCAACCCTTTCATAAGTAATCGAGTCAAAATTGCCACATAGATATATATGATGatcaagatataacttttttcatACAACAGCAAGCATAAGAGCTGTTGATGGTAGAACTGCAGTGCCTCCTGGAACATAAAGACCAACAGAAGCAATGCTCCTTGCCACTCGTTTGCATCTCACACCCTGAAAAACTCGAAAACAAATAATACTAAGGGGTTGTgtgtttagctcttaatgaggctcttaatggttcagacctcttactgattcagcacttaatggttcagactgtttgtttcgcaagagatgtctgaatggttcagacatttgcctctgaatggttaagttttatactgagtctgaatggttaagacatctaatctgaattggtcagacatttgcctctgaacggttaagcattatactggctcttaatggttcagacctcttactggttcagcacttaatggttcagacctcttactgattcagcacttaaccattcagaagttgccaaacagcccctaactcaAAAGTTCAAGAATAAGTGAACAACAAAATTGGCGCAATTTATAcaactaagggggtgtttggggttgagttttgaaaatagattatgcgttttgaataatcagaatcagataattagctgtgacaaaacgtgctgcagaaagatagtgtttggatttgattatgttgtttgatatcacaataatcagataatcaacattgtttggatttgattatgttgtttgatatcacaataatcagataatcaactatttgagtgtttggcaagtatatatatttcaaaaaaataaataagtaaaaacgtaaaaaatcagtttttggattatcacgttttcctgcagcaaggggtgacctacttatggattatcacgttttgaactctacaaaacgtaaaaaaatcactttttattaattttttaccaaacactcaaaatagattttttacgatttcaaaacacaataatcaaataatcaggttgaaaacgcaatcccaaacaccccctaagtaaCATACTTTCATATTCTCCACAACTTTCTCAATTGGCTTTTGTGCAGCATGAAATGCAAAGATGTTGTTGTATGCCACATCAAATGATTCACGAACAGCTTCATCAAGCTGAAATAGGGTTAGACTTTAGATATAAGTTTTTATGTTTAGAAGTTAGATTGCTTTCAAGACACCTGATCATTATAACAAACCGGTTGAGTAAAATGCtgtttttgtccctgaggtttggccagttttgcgacttttgtccaaaggtttgttttttttgcatttggatccaaaagatttgaaatattgccattttcatccggctcctTAACTCCAcccatttttctccattaagtcaggAGTATTtgtgtcttttttgttaacttgaagggcaatttggtctttttcaggggtattcagtctttttacataaagtgaaaaggaccgaattgctctttaagttagcaaaaaataCGGAAATACCCCTAACCaatgttgcagaaatcggcctaggcggccgattaatcggcgcctaggcgctagtcggTGGGTTACTGCCTAAATTTAAGCTAGTCGGTCAAAATCGGTTATGGACAAAATCGGTCAAAGTCGGTAAAAGTCAGACAAAATTGGTAAAAGTCGGTCAAAATCGGACTAATCGGGCCCATGTTTTTTGACCCaataaacccaatttttgaaaccTGGCCCATGGTTTAAAGCCCAAATTTTAGTTATAAACCTATTATAACATTTAAGTTtaggtattttaacatttaaccccctctatctttcactagtttacatatggttcctaaacttttaaatttattaataaaaagtataaagttatctcctaaacttataaatttattaataaaaagtataaagttatctatatatataaaaaaattgtaaaattatacttaaaaagtcCAATCCGATTAATCCGGATTAATCCCTAAGCGGTACCTCACCGTCCGACTAGCGCCTAATGCCTTCTACAACATtgcccctgacttaacggagataaatggatggagttaacgagccggatgaaaatgacaagatttcaaacctattggatccagatgcgaaaaaacaaagctttggacgaaagtcgcaaaactggccaaaccttagggatgAAAACGGCATTATACTCTAAACGGTTGTAGGCTAAGAGATTATATTAGGAAAAGTGCATGCATTGATGTATCTATACAAGTACCTCTGGATCTGGAAGTTCATTCACATTTTCGATAATATTTTCTAGTTGCACTTTGTCGAAGCGTGAAGTATATCTGCAAAGGGACATGCAAAATATCATTTGTGCAGCAAAGTAGTGAATACTGATGGTCTCATCGATATCAACTTTGGTTCTTCATTAATTAAGATGGGTAcagaaaaaaaagtaaaaaaaaaagaagcacAAACTCTTTAACAGCATTGTCGCCTCTAACGCGAACATCATCAACAATGGGCTGGACCTGAGATAGAACAATTGTCCGTTTAACCATGTTACTAACAATCTTATAAGTATAGAGCAACTAACTCACCACACTGAAAATTGAAGTGAAATCTATTCGCGGTCGAGCTTTAAGACTTTCAACCTCCCTGTGTGTGAGATCAGATAACTTATACGACTTCATTGCACATGTAACAGTATTAGAAAGAAGCTCTGCAACAAAACCAAGGCAGGAACATTAAAACCGATTCACATTAACACTTAGCATTTAACAGAAATTACAGAATCTTTGtcaggggtgttcagaattcaaTTCGGATTCTTTTTCGAAACTCAACTcaattcgattatcaagaatttgAATTTGATTCAATTTGAATTCAAGTCCAgtgaatcgaatacgaatttaaaattttattttcgatTCGATTGGAAATTCGATTTAAATTATACATATTTATTTCTTATATTTATATACAACACACATAAAATTTAAAATTGGACTACATACTAAACTAATCTATAAATTCAATCTAAGTGCTAAAATAGCCAAGTACCAAGCCCAAATAATTCATAACAAATTTACATATTTTAAATGAATTTGAATCAAACCGAGTTCTATTCGAATTCTGAGTTTTTAATCGAAtatgaatcgaattcgaattgaAGTTTTAATTCGAAGATGAATTTGAATCGAATTGGCCAACAAATTTTTAATCGAAATCGAAGAAAGTTgataagcacgctaaagcttgTGCAGATAACCAACATGTTTTTGTCCCTTTTGCCTTTGACACATTTGGCTCCCTAGCGCCAGAAGCTATCCAATTCCTGACAAGGGTCCAACGGGTCATCCACAACAATTGCTCAGCCTCAGGGGGACGGGGTTTTGTCTTTGGTAGATTAGGGTTTGCAATTTAGAAACAGGTGGCGGTGCAGCtggttgcccgtctaccttctgttttgatgtaacttggcaAGTATGAATGAAATAACAAtagattattaaaaaaaattactgaaaaaaaaaatttattcgaataattcgaaaatccGTTATTcaattcgatgaacacccctaattcGTGGTAGTAATGTGTGTCAGTTATACCTCGTATAAATCCTCTCCGAGTGTTGAATAATAACTTGCTGTAAATAAGCAGAAGCAAAGGGAACATGATTCAGGTTAATATATCATATATGTAAAGAGTATAATACACACATATTATacatagggtaaagttcttgtacaaataatcttaacatactaaacatacaaattgaaggaaaactcaaaaagacaaggtgacatttttgtaattattcaataactatcaaagttactttacaaatatacctaaaaaaacctaaccactccccccacccccaaaaaaaacctaacccccccccccacccccaaaaacctaaaaaaacctaaccccccccccccaccccccaaaaacctaaaaaaaacctaacccccccccccccccaccccccaaaaacctaaaaaaaacctaacccccccccccaaaaaaaaaaaacctaaaaaaaacctaaccccccccccccccccccaaaaaaaaaaacctaaaaaaaacctaacccccccccccccacccaagctaaaatgctaaaaactaaaccccccaaaaaatctaaaaaaaaaaaaaaacacacaaattattttatttttttaacattttttattaaaaaatcgctacttttagtagcagccaaaaaaaaaattttttttttttgctaacgaaatgtagcgatttttttaataaaaaatgttaaaaaaaaaaatttgtgtttttttaggtatttttggttgtaactttgatagttggtggtaattacaaaaatgtcaccttgtctttttgggttttctttcaatttgtatgtttagtatgttaagattatttgtatttgatcttttgtcattATACATATTCTGTTGATAACACATCAAGGAAAAGTGATAGGCACAAACATGAGAGACACTACAAAGAGAATTGGACCTTGATGAAACAGCTCTGAAGGGGCCAATTGTTGACCGGCGTAAACAACAAAAACTAGACAGACCAGAGCTCTGACCGAAAACCAGTGGACTGTATGCTATAATTGACATTGACATTATAAACAACTAGAATATGCTGACGACTGAGACTGACGGAGAGAATCCTGATATCTAcgaaaaagaaaactcaaaatcACAAACCCTAGATTCAACAAAAATGCATAAAAACATTAAATCAACAACAAAACATACGTTTCCTAGACTTCAATTGGACAACTACTAATTCATAAATCCTAACTATATAAGACGGATCACAAACAAAACCTAACAACTGTAAATGGTATGAATATGAAATATGAAATTGTATTGATTAAGTCTGTCATAACTTGCTACTCGCTAGTCGGCCGGTTTGGTGAGGACTAGCAACTACTCGGAATTAATCGGATCgaaattttatatgtatattttattactttttataaatatgtatatatatactcacACATCCTTATCAATATAATTCTTAAAATGGTAAAAGTAGTTCAAAATTCAACCCAAGCTTACATATACTTAAAATTCAAACATTAACATATTAATTCAAAAACTTTAAAGATCAAATACTTCAAATGTGATATGTGCTCTAGTCACGTTCAGAAGCATATtacttcttatttttatttgttagttagtttcctatttttatgtttttattgttTAGTGTTTCCTTCAATTAAGGTAGATAGTGGGTGGAAAGGTATTCCCATGACCATATCCACGTACTCTGGTGCATGCATTTTGTAAATCTATTTAAGTAGTGTTTTTCCATGAATGAAATTATGAATGAAAAATATTACTAAGTCTTAAATTCTCTCTAAATTTTATCTAGTTCCGTCTTGTTTCTTTTGAGTTTAATCCACTCAACGGATTATTTATCACAAATCCGATTGGTACATATCAAAATGTACTTAAAAATTATAACTTAACTACAAGTCTATATCAATCGCATTAGTTCAGAATTCAGATTTGTTATAAAGTATAAACTACTAAACTAGAACTTAAAAATTATAATCAACTAATCTGATTATACAGTAGTACTTAACTTAAGCTGTTAAGCATAAGAAATCAACATCAGGGCAGGGTACTACAGTGTAAATAATAAACTATAAAGTAACCTGCATTGAAAAAATCTAatataataaactattataaacTAACATGAAGGTTATCACCGGAGGAAAAAGGAGCCGTTATATGGCTGATGTTGAGGCAGCGAGGACTGGACGGAGGAAGAAGCAGCCGAAGTAGGGCAGCGCCACCGGAGGAGGATCGCCGGAGGAGGGATATGTAGCGGCTGATTTGCTGGAGTCTGGAGGAGGAGGCAGCATATGACGTAATGAAATTGGGGTAGGGAGAGAAAAATGGGCTAAAAGTTTTTAATTGGGCCAATTTCATAAGGTTTTTTTGGTGGGCCGAGTAGGGGCGAGTTGCCCGATTTGGGCCGACTAGGAGCGACTAGCTCCGGCTTAGATCGATTAGCGAGTAATTGACTGGTTAGTGAAAATTTACTCAGTAGAGGTCTGATTTCCGATTAATCGGCGACGCAATTTTTGCAACAATGGTCATAACAAGAAAATGATCCCTCTGTAT encodes:
- the LOC110922560 gene encoding histidinol dehydrogenase, chloroplastic isoform X3, whose protein sequence is MSMSIIAYSPLVFGQSSGLSSFCCLRRSTIGPFRAVSSSKLLFNTRRGFIRELLSNTVTCAMKSYKLSDLTHREVESLKARPRIDFTSIFSVVQPIVDDVRVRGDNAVKEYTSRFDKVQLENIIENVNELPDPELDEAVRESFDVAYNNIFAFHAAQKPIEKVVENMKGVRCKRVARSIASVGLYVPGGTAVLPSTALMLAVV
- the LOC110922560 gene encoding histidinol dehydrogenase, chloroplastic isoform X1, which produces MSMSIIAYSPLVFGQSSGLSSFCCLRRSTIGPFRAVSSSKLLFNTRRGFIRELLSNTVTCAMKSYKLSDLTHREVESLKARPRIDFTSIFSVVQPIVDDVRVRGDNAVKEYTSRFDKVQLENIIENVNELPDPELDEAVRESFDVAYNNIFAFHAAQKPIEKVVENMKGVRCKRVARSIASVGLYVPGGTAVLPSTALMLAVPAQIAGCKTIVLATPPSSDGSICKEVLYCAKKAGVTHILRPCVVVNKHNALTIGHYPTRGILVSVGAL
- the LOC110922560 gene encoding histidinol dehydrogenase, chloroplastic isoform X2, whose amino-acid sequence is MKSYKLSDLTHREVESLKARPRIDFTSIFSVVQPIVDDVRVRGDNAVKEYTSRFDKVQLENIIENVNELPDPELDEAVRESFDVAYNNIFAFHAAQKPIEKVVENMKGVRCKRVARSIASVGLYVPGGTAVLPSTALMLAVPAQIAGCKTIVLATPPSSDGSICKEVLYCAKKAGVTHILRPCVVVNKHNALTIGHYPTRGILVSVGAL